From the Fusarium poae strain DAOMC 252244 chromosome Unknown contig_4, whole genome shotgun sequence genome, one window contains:
- a CDS encoding uncharacterized protein (TransMembrane:3 (o43-64i76-94o100-124i)), producing MDSFPTLFLLTYQLQCHKRILDPGALRNDSEEMSAALEPTLRSSWQTTAGVSALAGVLSHHIVFRPYEIDGAAWNLVFTYIGLFVALCIVYAQIAGFGFFASLCHTLLVATTYNVSLTASILVYRAFFHRLRSFPGPFMTKLSRFDTLRKVAKTTRGCEDIQGLHKKYGNVVRIGPRELSINLPSAIPLIYGSFTRTKKSLWYEHVSHETDKISVNSTCDPEAHKKRKLLWERALGFRAMKIYETGVTETVNSLLCKIAAKADRTINITKYSMLFSFDVIGVVGFSKDFHMVESETEHPAIKGVHESMMAIGVLGTVPWLLSMLGKIPGAAGGYARFTRWCHEQLQEKRKIIAGERASLKDQDPQDIMSWLVKAMEDGDPCAPPGDQAVEEDARLLIIAGSDTVASAITNALYYLAKNPDHYQALQDAIWQHFPNGDSEWTYKKARAVLYLDWVIYETLRLRPSVPGGLTRVTPPEGLIIDDFFIPGDIVVSVPTYTMQRDERYWPDALSFKPERWKGLSTEMVPWIPFTKGQGSCPGKALAIMEMRMVLGRIALLYNISFPKDVTAEDVKFKFKDTFTMKLRGLNIVFTPTSR from the exons ATGGATTCATTTCCAACTCTTTTCCTCCTTACATACCAACTTCAGTGTCACAAGCGAATTCTTGATCCGGGAGCCCTCAGGAACGACAGTGAGGAAATGAGCGCAGCACTGGAGCCAACATTGCGATCGTCGTGGCAGACCACTGCAGGCGTTTCAGCTCTCGCGGGCGTCCTCTCCCACCATATCGTCTTCCGGCCCTATGAGATCGATGGCGCTGCCTGGAACCTCGTCTTCACCTACATCGGCCTCTTCGTGGCACTCTGCATCGTCTATGCGCAGATTGCTGGTTTCGGGTTCTTTGCGAGCCTCTGCCACACGCTGCTCGTCGCCACGACCTACAACGTGAGCCTCACAGCCAGCATCCTCGTATACAGGGCTTTCTTCCACAGACTTCGATCCTTTCCCGGCCCTTTCATGACGAAGCTCTCGCGCTTCGACACATTACGGAAGGTGGCCAAGACCACCAGAGGCTGCGAAGATATCCAGGGGCTTCATAAGAAATATGGCAACGTTGTTCGAATTG GACCCCGCGAACTATCAATTAACCTCCCTTCGGCTATCCCACTGATCTATGGGTCGTTTACCAGAACCAAAAAATCACTATGGTACGAGCATGTCTCTCATGAAACTGACAAAATCTCCGTGAACTCGACGTGCGACCCGGAGGCACACAAGAAGCGCAAGTTGCTCTGGGAGCGAGCCCTTGGATTTCGAG CCATGAAAATCTACGAAACTGGGGTAACAGAAACGGTCAACTCGTTGCTTTGCAAAATCGCAGCTAAAGCTGACCGGACGATTAACATAACCAAATACAGCATGTTGTTCAGCTTCGATGTGATAGGAGTCGTTG GCTTTTCGAAAGATTTTCACATGGTCGAGAGTGAAACCGAGCACCCTGCCATCAAGGGCGTTCACGAGAGTATGATGGCTATCGGCGTCCTCGGTACAGTTCCATGGCTACTTTCTATGCTTGGCAAGATCCCAGGGGCTGCTGGCGGGTACGCGCGGTTCACGAGGTGGTGTCATGAGCAGCTCCAGGAGAAGCGCAAG ATCATAGCTGGCGAAAGGGCTAGTCTCAAGGACCAGGACCCGCAAGATATCATGTCGTGGCTTGTCAAGGCCATGGAAGATGGTGATCCGTGTGCTCCTCCGGGCGATCAAGCTGTTGAGGAGGACGCTCGACTTCTTATCATCGCTGGAAG TGATACCGTCGCTTCAGCGATCACTAACGC GCTCTACTATCTCGCCAAGAACCCCGATCACTACCAGGCTCTGCAGGATGCTATTTGGCAGCATTTCCCCAACGGCGACAGTGAATGGACGTACAAAAAGGCCCGCGCCGTGCTCTACCTCGATTGGGTCATATACGAAACCCTCCGACTGAGGCCATCCGTCCCCGGCGGCCTCACCCGAGTGACACCGCCCGAGGGCCTCATAATAGACGACTTCTTTATCCCAGGGGATATCGTGGTCTCGGTGCCGACCTACACCATGCAGCGCGACGAGCGCTACTGGCCTGATGCTCTCTCGTTCAAGCCTGAGCGTTGGAAGGGCCTGAGCACCGAGATGGTCCCCTGGATTCCCTTTACCAAGGGTCAAGGGTCTTGTCCGGGCAAGGCGCTCGCCATAATGGAGATGCGGATGGTACTGGGACGTATCGCCCTACTGTACAACATTTCCTTCCCCAAGGACGTCACTGCAGAGGACgtcaagttcaagttcaaggacACCTTCACCATGAAGCTGCGAGGACTAAACATTGTGTTTACTCCTACATCGCGGTAA
- a CDS encoding uncharacterized protein (TransMembrane:3 (i20-43o93-113i120-140o)) gives MVTILMRIWVRKIALQAFSWDDWMMASMVIFFPMQQALLYFFLDKGAGDYGNATQGHDRPPQGRRKLASTRGFANELKLTQDGCQGLLVEEFYYVWMQFGVKLCFLLSFFRIFGKVTLRIPLLFVTAFHVGSTIAIWLLYALQCRPLKAFYHPELYPNVKCISNNM, from the exons ATGGTCACGATCCTGATGCGCATCTGGGTCAGAAAAATTGCCTTGCAGGCCTTCAGCTGGGACGACTGGATGATGGCAAGCATGGTG ATCTTCTTCCCTATGCAGCAAGCCCTTCTGTACTTCTTCCTCGACAAGGGCGCCGGCGA TTATGGCAACGCGACCCAAGGTCATGACAGACCTCCTCAAGGTAGGCGCAAGTTGGCATCCACAAGAGGGTTTGCGAACGAACTGAAGTTAACACAAGACGGTTGCCAGGGTCTCCTAGTTGAGGAGTTTTACTATGTGTGGATGCAGTTCGGCGTCAAGCTGTGCTTTCTGCTATCCTTCTTTCGTATCTTCGGCAAAGTGACACTCCGCATCCCACTATTGTTCGTCACTGCCTTCCATGTCGGGTCCACCATTGCTATATGGCTTCTCTATGCCTTGCAATGCCGGCCGTTGAAGGCATTCTACCATCCTGAGCTCTACCCGAACGTCAAGTGCATCAGTAACAACATGTAA
- a CDS encoding uncharacterized protein (TransMembrane:1 (n7-22c26/27o42-61i)): MSTKRKLAASAVITAGGSAVLCGALRAIVLLEFAKSTDFTWALGKMVIISAIEIDMGIIAANMPAIKAFYRCWRQGKLGPGQGKCLESSSSGQAYAGSRGGDLELSNNKPRSKASVAVNAGSGGLQWSESEEELCWPPRNKPNQPEDQRSCLSEGAST; encoded by the coding sequence ATGTCGACCAAGAGAAAGCTTGCTGCCAGTGCCGTCATCACCGCCGGTGGCTCTGCCGTGCTGTGCGGCGCCTTGCGGGCCATTGTCCTGCTCGAGTTCGCCAAGTCAACCGACTTCACCTGGGCTTTGGGCAAGATGGTCATCATCTCTGCCATCGAGATCGACATGGGCATCATCGCCGCCAACATGCCTGCCATCAAGGCTTTCTACCGATGCTGGCGGCAGGGCAAGCTCGGGCCGGGACAAGGCAAGTGCTTGGAGAGCAGCAGCTCGGGCCAAGCCTATGCCGGATCTCGTGGTGGGGACCTGGAGCTGTCCAACAACAAGCCACGGTCAAAGGCCAGTGTCGCAGTCAACGCTGGGTCAGGGGGGCTGCAGTGGTCTGAGAGTGAAGAGGAACTCTGCTGGCCCCCCAGGAACAAGCCCAACCAGCCCGAGGACCAGAGGTCATGTCTCAGTGAAGGGGCCTCGACATAG